A DNA window from Plasmodium brasilianum strain Bolivian I chromosome 12, whole genome shotgun sequence contains the following coding sequences:
- a CDS encoding RNA-binding protein, whose amino-acid sequence MTDVQIQNQTSNFNTSKKEFENRYDDKALRILCVKNIPKETKENELLDLFKPFGTIESINLKVNKNVGPYAIYAHVLFSAPEEAKRCLKQMNGKILKGRALRIDFKRYNNKLDDDENSNFKNYNNNNNSNNNNNNNGNGNNNKYHRKINRNNQFYNNRHTNNNKRPPRNDGPLTDDNNNLHDTETKNFRDYEVNKRPRMGNTNENTNFINASNLNNDFDFNKLLKDYGDRQLLNNFNSDDKNNEVEQIIQTLIKDMMNKPARIKLYLCDHLRQCAQHVFNRPVVSLNLNNDYIKNFNAVNSTSNVNNVSSVSSISNINSISSVNNISSVNSVSNINSINSGSSFIPFNQQEQQNIISNLNNYVNIKEPNLQNMNNDMYNVQMTTIRNSANIPNSCGTVTNNDFLLCNNSNMDSGSTMNNGNNMNNSSNVNNSININSGNNMNSGNNMNSGNNMNSGNNMNSGNNMNSGNNMNSGNNMNSGNNNNSSNTKSVIWKGILEMRNKENLKVIGYALNGNVNAFLNNNIKNIVINHRKKMKNLPKMEAAYYFEIENKADENIFESYKNYFNSKDRVGLASTDNNWHIYIIFPGSPIFNEFCSKNINNNNLNNIFIGVVCYNPQILDKKNSFPLMTQNANNSMNNLNSNNKTNVNYNNNLNKNMNNSNFKHKNNFMNSANNFENNKNINSYNNMMIKEKGNNMMNVANSHIQNSALNLNSNMMKSTRNNNAINSNYISNINAATTTINSTMATTSTTTATATATTTTNNNNNNNNNNNNNNNNNSNNNNNNIDNKADFPCVLGNQNIQKNNSQNSILVPAHQTNDTFKNSNEGNEKEENKSEIPNWLNQFSSLAAYLVKK is encoded by the exons ATGACTGATGTACAAATACAAAATCAAACTAGTAACTTCAACACtagtaaaaaagaatttgagAATAGATATGATGATAAAGCGTTAAGGATTTTATGCGTAAAAAACATACCAAAAGAgacaaaagaaaatgaacTCTTGGATTTATTTAAACCTTTTGGTACTATAGAAAGTATTAATCTTAAAGTGAATAAAAATGTTGGACCTTACGCAATTTATGCTCATGTTCTTTTTAGTGCTCCTGAGGAGGCTAAAAGGTGTCTAAAGCAAATGaatggaaaaattttaa AAGGGAGAGCTTTAAGAATAGATTTTAAAAGGTATAACAACAAATTAGATGATGATGAGAACagcaattttaaaaattacaacaataataataatagtaataataacaataataataatggaaatggcaataataataaataccatagaaaaataaatagaaacaATCAATTCTATAATAACAGACATACCAACAATAATAAGCGACCTCCAAGGAAT GATGGCCCATTAACGGACGATAATAACAATCTTCATGATacagaaacaaaaaattttagggATTATGAG GTGAACAAGAGGCCTCGAATGGGTAATACAAACGAGaatacaaattttataaatgctAGTAATCTAAATAATGACTttgattttaataaattactaAAAGATTATGGTGATCGACaacttttaaataattttaacagtgatgataaaaataatgaagtaGAACAAATTATACAAACATTAATTAAAGACATGATGAATAAACCCgcaagaataaaattatatttatgcgaCCACCTAAGGCAGTGTGCGCAACATGTTTTTAATAGACCAGTTGTAAGTTTAAACTTAAATAATGACTATATTAAGAATTTTAATGCTGTTAATAGTACTAGTAATGTGAACAATGTTAGCAGTGTAAGTAGTATTAGCAATATTAACAGTATTAGTAGTGTTAACAATATAAGCAGTGTTAACAGTGTTAGCAATATTAACAGTATCAATAGTGGTTCCTCCTTTATTCCATTTAATCAGCAAGAACagcaaaatattatatctaaTTTAAATAACTACGTAAATATAAAGGAGCCGAATTTGCAAAACATGAATAATGATATGTACAACGTACAAATGACAACCATACGTAATAGCGCCAATATACCAAACAGCTGTGGTACAGTAACaaataatgattttttattatgtaataatagtaatatggATAGTGGAAGCACTATgaataatggtaataatatgaataatagtagtaatgtgaataatagtattaatataaatagtggtaataatatgaatagtggtaataatatgaatagtggtaataatatgaatagtggtaataatatgaatagtggtaataatatgaatagtggtaataatatgaatagtggtaataatatgaatagtggtaataataataatagtagtaacacGAAAAGTGTTATATGGAAGGGCATTCTAGAAAtgagaaataaagaaaatttaaaagtaatAGGATATGCATTAAATGGTAATGTGAatgcatttttaaataataatattaaaaacattGTTATAAATcataggaaaaaaatgaagaatttaCCTAAAATGGAAGCTGCATACTATTTtgaaattgaaaataaagcagatgaaaatatatttgaatcatataaaaattattttaatagtaAAGATAGAGTCGGTTTAGCATCAACAGATAATAAttggcatatatatattatatttccaGGTAGTCcaatatttaatgaattttgtagtaagaatattaataataacaatttaaataatatttttattggaGTTGTTTGTTATAACCCTCAAattttagataaaaaaaactcATTTCCTTTGATGACACAAAATGCAAATAATAGTATGAACAATttaaattcaaataataagacaaatgtaaattacaataataatttgaataaaaatatgaataattctaattttaaacataagaataattttatgaattctgcaaataattttgaaaataataagaatattaattCGTATAACAATATgatgataaaagaaaaaggaaataacaTGATGAATGTAGCAAACTCTCATATTCAGAACAGTgcattaaatttaaatagtaATATGATGAAAAGTACTCGAAATAATAACGCAATTAATTCTAATTATATCAGTAATATCAATGCTGCTACTACGACTATTAATAGTACCATGGCTACTACTTcaactactactgctactgctactgctactactactacgaataataataataataataataataataataataataacaataataataacagtaataataacaataacaatattgACAATAAAGCTGATTTTCCATGTGTTTTGGGTAAccaaaatattcaaaaaaataattctcaAAATAGTATCCTTGTTCCAGCACATCAAACAAATGATACATTCAAAAATTCAAATGAAGGAAATGAAAAGGAGGAAAACAAAAGTGAAATACCAAATTGGCTCAATCAATTTAGTTCGTTGGCCGCATATCTtgtcaaaaaataa
- a CDS encoding hypothetical protein (conserved Plasmodium protein), with protein sequence MATKIRYNVHTTNKYSVFDSDNSEEESGKAKLKESAKNEINDTYGGRINNNSHEKKRASEIKDNNSSPVIKEYNSKKPLNPYNDRYNKYPITSINDLNESSYNRGYCDNFHVRGNNIRNKFSRKRGGYSNASANILGNNNFYRGSRNYDYKMNMDRRNYNSSYNYNKFDYGVKMFNDYNDSSGRYDSMKRENYLDLKNKNYEENTNVLRKHESVTIDYDMYRRQQEKKLNSNKSIESVDKKKKKNEVNNEKSNKTTGTVTKRNDNLEEENKSEHPKRKAINVYQYILEEGGRVDRIPGFRRSFRSFKKTDDANWHNKYENKTKMQFDEKIFKKRDPPNINDTRAFPSLTSK encoded by the exons ATGGCGACGAAGATTCGATATAACGTTCATACAACGAACAAATACTCAGTTTTTGATAGTGATAATTCGGAGGAAGAAAGCGGGAAGGCAAAACTAAAAGAATCGgcgaaaaatgaaataaatgataCATACGGAGGACggattaataataatagccaCG agaaaaaaagagcaaGTGAAATTAAAGATAATAATTCCTCACCAGtaattaaagaatataatagcAAGAAACCACTTAATCCTTACAATGacagatataataaataccCAATTACTTCCATAAATGATTTAAATGAGAGTAGTTACAATAGAGGCTATTGTGACAATTTTCATGTAAGAggtaataatataagaaataaattttcaagaAAAAGAGGAGGTTATAGCAATGCTTCTGCTAACATTTtaggaaataataatttttatagagGTTCAAGAAATTACgattataaaatgaatatggACAGAAGGAACTACAATTcatcatataattataataaatttgatTATGGAGta aaaatgTTCAATGATTATAACGACAGTAGTGGTAGGTACGACAGtatgaaaagagaaaattacttagatttaaaaaataagaattacGAAGAAAACACGAACGTTTTGAGAAAACACGAATCAGTTACTATTGATTATGATATGTATAGAAGACAAcaagagaaaaaattaaattcaaataaaagcATAGAAAGTGttgataaaaagaaaaaaaaaaatgaggtaaataatgaaaaaagtaataaaacaaCTGGTACTGTTACAAAACGTAATGATAATttagaagaagaaaataagtCAGAACATCCAAAAAGAAAAGCAATAAATGtttatcaatatattttagagGAAGGAGGAAGAGTTGATAGAATTCCAGGATTTCGAAGAAGTTTTAGAAGTTTCAAAAAAACAGATGATGCTAATTGGCacaataaatatgaaaataaaacaaaaatgcaatttgatgaaaaaatttttaagaagAGGGATCCCcctaatataaatgatacaaGAGCTTTTCCATCTTTAACCAGtaaataa
- a CDS encoding hypothetical protein (conserved Plasmodium protein) — protein sequence MEGYPYNYNSTNEKKRSTMFSENERCENCNGSRNPCNGSDMNVVTGEEENISKKKNNMYMLNNGHYCERKEEDECNESGSNSFRKRKKKSRKNILRVICKKYVKLTMDKPWCIILSMIIGSLIFMIISISFCNSLFADVNNSAFVLFKSFLNKIKGVEYFKINVIKTSDTLVQSNNEIGKNVDHFFKFYKKEKTATLLFYLDDKEECENILNYSSLKDIFFLLEYFKQINHENNIEDKNGHKIEDKNENKKTWKNMCKKFDIPFNGTKCFVLGLYTVAELQNGQYDLVNNWNDYFNNLLRENDKSVKTFFSREIILLPTFLYYPHNTFKKSRNKLEDVLSDISESVKAYLFVYNFDENADDVLLNEWYRTLNRYVELINEKKITHLVINNPDGTNFTHQLNKKRNWHISVMNEKILEENETESFIVGIKTNYIFVILSFLFIIFYINYYISSSTLKFKGKIVLLLSMYILTLFSFCSSFFFSLLFQISVLRFYLINYYVLFFLSFLYLCVTVFYYNKCVAACSKKMAQKLEKKKAYRSSGSNSSSNGSNSSSNGNNSSCNGSNSSCNGSNSSSNGSNSSSNSGSNNCSDHSRNDLADMSKEHIHATYKSLYFVGKISMVLIAIYLVGFTCSYTIVKKFCICSIFAIISLFLFYASFFNNIFSLLLYKNKKTIFRLSNESHEHIIELSKGEKNVDIGAAQIKVQNNHNRNNNKCNTFCNGILVTGEMCDINMNKEKGCINVNECSDEKRVYKDQTNDFNCCNCKSETEQKAEKLRKKESKNAKSYKKGFTFLVLLFLLLFLALFLCIFITNKTKYDIYTYMSKYSKLRTFVENFEKKAGYVVEPAYLVLPSSYEYDYEKEENMDNIIKLIEFLKKEGYINDPIMSWVHAFKLIKNDCINTFPFDNIYDLEEHMNDCNNFIPQYEHKLLHLEKLKEIFCISEGVICHNFYDIIYEWLTMKEDGVYNSNIFTIKTDYHNNINTILPQIHTITPHLFYENYVKMDEKHNITSSRIGFMLHNYTSNYDKNVENFTKIKNIIKKSGIKNAYFYSETYVLFNQAMEFQHEYKFICNNNYSYENRCNNISFSLFVFYSIFQSSP from the exons ATGGAGGGATACCCTTACAACTATAACAGCACGAATGAGAAGAAGAGGAGTACTATGTTTAGTGAAAATGAACGATGTGAGAATTGTAACGGTAGCAGGAATCCTTGCAATGGTTCTGATATGAATGTCGTTACAGGAGAAGAGGAAAATatatcgaaaaaaaaaaacaatatgtatatgttaaataatgGTCATTACTGTGAAAGAAAGGAAGAAGATGAATGTAATGAGTCAGGAAGCAATAGCTTtaggaagagaaaaaagaaaagtaggaaaaatattttacgtgttatatgcaaaaaatatGTGAAATTAACAATGGATAAACCATGGTGCATTATTCTGAGTATGATTATCGGCTCTTTAATATTCATGATAATAAGTATTTCTTTCTGTAATAGTTTGTTTGCAGATGTTAATAATAGTGCATTTGTATTGTTTAAATCCTTTTTGAACAAGATAAAAGGAGTagaatatttcaaaataaacGTAATAAAAACAAGCGATACATTAGTTCAGTCGAATAATGAAATTGGGAAAAATGTTGACCATTTTTTcaagttttataaaaaggaaaagacaGCAACATTACTGTTTTATTTAGATGATAAAGAAGAatgtgaaaatatattaaattatagttCATtgaaagatattttttttttacttgaatactttaaacaaataaatcaTGAGAATAACATTGAGGATAAAAACGGGCATAAAATTGAGGATAAAaatgagaataaaaaaacatgGAAAAATATGTGCAAAAAATTTGACATTCCATTTAATGGTACGAAATGTTTTGTATTAGGTCTTTACACAGTTGCTGAATTACAAAATGGACAGTATGACTTGGTGAATAACTGGaatgattattttaataatttgttaaGGGAAAATGACAAATCGGTAAAAACCTTTTTTAGTAgggaaattattttattacctacctttttatattacccTCATAATACCTTTAAAAAATCACGTAACAAATTAGAGGATGTATTATCAGATATATCAGAAAGTGTTAAagcttatttatttgtttataattttgatGAAAATGCTGATGATGTACTACTTAATGAATGGTATAGAACATTAAATAGATATGtagaattaataaatgaaaaaaagattacACATTTAGTTATTAACAACCCAGATGGTACTAATTTTACACATCAGTTgaataagaaaagaaattgGCATATTTCTGTTATGAACGAGAAGATATTAGAAGAAAACGAAACTGAGTCATTTATTGTGGGAATAAAAacgaattatatatttgtaattctttcttttttatttataattttttatattaattattacatatcATCGAGTACACTGAAATTTAAGGGAAAGATAGTTCTACTTCTTTCGATGTATATATTAACGCTGTTTTCATTCTGCtcaagttttttttttagtttactATTTCAAATAAGCGTACTAAGATTTTATCTAATAAATTACTATGTCCTCTTTTTCCTGAGTTTTCTATACCTATGTGTTACTGTTTTTTACTATAACAAATGCGTAGCGGCATGCTCGAAGAAAATGGCTCAAaagttagaaaaaaaaaaagcataccGTAGTAGTGGCAGTAATAGCAGTAGTAATGGAAGTAATAGCAGTAGTAATGGAAATAATAGCAGTTGTAATGGAAGTAATAGCAGTTGTAATGGAAGTAATAGCAGTAGTAATGGAAGTAATAGCAGTAGTAACAGTGGCAGCAATAACTGCAGTGATCATAGTAGGAACGACTTGGCAGATATGAGCAAAGAGCACATTCATGCGACGTACAAATCCTTATATTTCGTTGGGAAAATTTCGATGGTACTTATAGCTATATATCTCGTTGGTTTTACATGCAGTTACACAATTGTTAAGAAGTTCTGTATATGTTCTATATTTGCAATTATTTCGTTGTTCCTTTTTTACGCATCcttttttaacaatatattttccttacTATTATACAAGAATAAAAAGACAATTTTTCGTTTAAGCAATGAATCTCATGAGCATATAATTGAACTGtcaaaaggggaaaaaaatgtagatatTGGAGCAGCGCAAATAAAAGTGCAAAACAATCATAATAGAAACAATAACAAGTGTAATACATTCTGCAATGGAATACTCGTAACAGGAGAGATGTGTGatattaatatgaataaagagaaaggatgtataaatgtaaatgaatGTTCTGATGAGAAGCGGGTATACAAGGATCAGACAAATGACTTTAATTGTTGTAATTGCAAAAGTGAAACAGAACAAAAGGcagaaaaattaagaaaaaaagaatccAAAAATGCTAAATCGTATAAAAAGGGTTTTACATTCCTTGTTTtgcttttccttttattatttttagctTTGTtcttatgtatttttattactaataaaacaaaatatgatatttacacatatatgagCAAATATTCAAAGTTAAGGACTTTTGtagaaaattttgaaaagaaaGCAGGGTATGTAGTAGAACCTGCCTACTTGGTGTTACCTTCTTCATATGAATATGActatgaaaaagaagaaaatatggataatattataaagttaatagaatttttgaaaaaggaaGGGTATATTAATGATCCCATTATGTCATGGGTTCATGCATTTaagttaattaaaaatgattgtataaatacatttccattcgataatatatatgatctAGAAGAGCATATGAATGATTGTAACAATTTCATTCCACAATATGAACACAAACTACTCCatttggaaaaattaaaagaaatctTTTGTATTAGTGAAGGAGTAATATGCCATAACttttatgatattatttatgaatgGTTAACTATGAAAGAAGATGGAGTTtacaatagtaatatttttacaattaaaacagattatcataataatattaatacgATTCTACCCCAAATCCACACGATAACACCCCATTTATTCTATGAAAATTACGTAAAG ATGGACGAGAAACATAATATAACCAGCAGTAGAATAGGATTCATGCTACATAATTATACAAGCAATTATGACAAGAATGTAGAAAATttcacaaaaataaaaaatatcattaaaaaaagtggTATCAAGAATGCCTATTTTTATTCAGAAACATATGTTCTATTTAACCAAGCCATGGAATTTCAAcatgaatataaatttat ATGCAATAACAATTATTCTTATGAAAATAGGTGCAATAATATCTCTTTCTCACTATTTGTTTTCTACTCTATATTTCAAAGCAGTCcttga
- a CDS encoding ATP-dependent RNA helicase DDX5, producing the protein MRGFNNFNNRYPNYPDYTNAYGNYQAYPQYRTNYGNFSGHNNNSSNLGNNLVQIDWSTVKLVPFEKNFYKEHEDISNLSAKEVKDIRDKHRITILEGENVPNPVESINKIGFPDYVLKSLKNNNIITPTPIQIQGWPIALSGKDMIGKAETGSGKTLAFILPAFVHILAQPSLKYGDGPVVLVLAPTRELAEQIRQECIKFSIESKIRNTCAYGGVPKSGQIYALRQGVHILIACPGRLIDLLEQNVTNLMRVTYLVLDEADKMLDMGFEIQIRKIVEQIRPDRQTLMWSATWPKEVQALARDLCKEQPIHVNVGSLTLTACRRIKQEIYLVEEHEKIIHLKSLLQRIFRENDRIIVFVETKKNADFITKALRLDGMPALCIHGDKKQDERRWVLNDFKTGKSPILIATDVASRGLDIKNVKYVINFDFPNQIEDYVHRIGRTGRAGAHGASFTFLTSDKYRLAKDLVKILRESEQPVPPQLEKISFSVSSNQRRNPYYSYGRSGHNANSIPLKGSNRYY; encoded by the exons atgaggGGTTTCAACAATTTCAATAATAGATACCCAAATTACCCCGATTATACAAATGCCTACGGAAATTACCAAGCCTATCCACAGTATAGAACAAATTATGGCAATTTTTCGGGACATAATAATAACTCGAGTAACCTAGGAAATAACTTAGTTCAAATTGATTGGAGTACTGTTAAATTAGTcccatttgaaaaaaatttttacaaagaACATGAAGATATAAGTAATTTATCAGCAAAAGAAGTAAAGGATATAAGAGACAAGCACAGAATAACAATTTTGGAAGGTGAAAATGTACCAAACCCAGTAGAatcaattaataaaattgggTTTCCTgattatgttttaaaatctttaaaaaataataatattattacaccAACACCTATACAAATACAAGGTTGGCCTATTGCATTATCAGGAAAAGATATGATTGGTAAAGCAGAAACTGGTAGTGGGAAAACATTagcttttattttacctgcatttgttcatattttagCGCAACCTAGCTTAAAATATGGTGATGGACCTGTTGTTTTGGTATTAGCTCCTACAAGAGAATTGGCGGAACAAATTCGTCAGGAATGTATTAAGTTTTCTATTGAatcaaaaataagaaatacatgtgcatatggAGGAGTACCGAAAAGTGGTCAGATTTATGCTTTAAGACAGGgtgttcatattttaattgctTGCCCAGGTCGTTTAATTGATTTATTAGAACAAAATGTTACTAATCTAATGAGAGTTACTTATTTAGTTTTAGACGAAGCTGATAAAATGTTAGATATGGGTTTTGAAAtacaaattagaaaaattgtTGAACAAATTAGACCAGATAGGCAAACCTTAATGTGGTCAGCAACTTGGCCGAAAGAAGTTCAAGCGTTAGCAAGAGATCTATGTAAAGAACAACCCATACATGTAAATGTTGGTTCGTTAACTCTAACTGCTTGTCGTAGAATTAAACAAGAAATATATCTTGTTGAG gaacatgaaaaaataattcatctAAAATCGCTACTTCAGAGAATATTCAGGGAGAACGACAGAATAATTGTATTTGTGGaaactaaaaaaa ACGCTGATTTTATTACAAAAGCACTACGACTAGATGGAATGCCTGCCCTTTGTATACATGGGGATAAAAAGCAGGACGAGCGAAGATGGGTATTGAATGATTTTAAAACAGGAAAAAGCCCTATTTTAATTGCAACCGATGTAGCTTCAAGAGGGTTAGACATAAAGaatgtaaaatatgttataaattttgaTTTCCCTAATCAAATTGAAGATTATGTTCATAGAATTGGTAGAACCGGTAGAGCAGGAGCGCATGGAGCTTCTTTTACATTCTTAACGTCAGATAAATATAGATTAGCGAAAGATTtagttaaaatattaagagaATCTGAACAACCTGTTCCTCCacaattagaaaaaatttctttttcagtGAGTAGTAATCAAAGAAG
- a CDS encoding hypothetical protein (conserved Plasmodium protein), whose product MDLNKNDKSTGCKKNVILEVKNDNKLEIYESLYLTIREFEKDFGILNTNYSLKDLEKVLNPVEFADFNSFLAYSICSIFYCYLKISGDFLNNHPIKTKLKNVQSLMKEIKEKIKNNSEEKRSLTINKEASKRIIDSCVSYNKDLKKRKY is encoded by the coding sequence ATGGacctaaataaaaatgataaatctACAGGGTGCAAGAAAAATGTGATTTTAGAAgtgaaaaatgataataaactAGAAATTTATGAAAGCCTATATCTTACTATTAGGGAGTTTGAAAAAGATTTTGGAatattaaatacaaattattcTCTAAAGGATTTGGAAAAAGTGTTAAACCCTGTTGAATTTGCTgattttaattcatttctTGCTTATTCTATTtgttctatattttattgctatttaaaaatatctgGTGACTTTCTAAATAATCACCCCATCAAaactaaattaaaaaatgtccAATCATtaatgaaagaaataaaagaaaaaattaaaaataatagtgaAGAAAAAAGATCTCTTACTATTAATAAAGAAGCTTCGAAAAGAATAATAGATTCTTGCGTTTCGTATAATAAGgatttaaaaaagagaaaatattaa